aatatagactagtcagaaaaaaacaattctaatactaactttagaatataatatttagaacaaaatttagaacaaaagctcatcattactaatacaatttaatcaaatgtgataaaataaagatgtgtttaaattggttaaattagtTAGAGACAAGTGACGTCAACCTCAAcaatgggcagcagggggcgtgagaGTACCGCGGTACACCACGAGAGTTTCGCGACGTATCGTGGTTGGTGTATCGCGATATTTCGGTTCGGTTTGtaatatcgttacacccctaatatGTATCTCTGTAGCTGGTCTAATTGTCACAAATTTCATCCATCAACCATCTACTATGACTGCTTAAGCAATAGATACTGCAGGACGTCTGAGGTACAAGGCAGGAAACTCAATGGGCAGGATGTCTGTCTGTTACAGGGGACTGTACAGTACACTGTCAGTGTACACTGACATCCGCATATTTGGCTGCAAACAAAATAACTATATACCCCTTAGCAAGGGAGACCATTGCTGCATATTTACAGCAGAACATTTAGAAATAAGTACAGCCTACGTTTTAACGATGTAGCAAGGACTcaaccagggctggactgggaccaAAAAATGGTCCTGGCATTTTTTGGTCATGGCGGCTCATTATGATTATTTATACGATATGCGAAAGCACATGACATACCAGAGGATATATGTGCACGTTGTGTCAtttcagaaattaaaataaagcagTATTGTAAATAAAGCTAGTGTCATTTCTCTGGTTACCTATTAATGATAAATCATCCATTTCAGCAAAGCAAAGTTTTACTAATATTACATGATAATAATAACTGTACGCTGTAACACCTGAAAACTGTAACTTTATGGCTAAAATACCACTGGACACCAAATCTACTCatagcattatttaaaaatgaaggcTATAAAGGCaattctctctctcatacacacacagtttgtGCAGAAAACTGTAGTTTTGTACACAAATAACACATATCTCTATAGGCTAATATTATTATGCATGTTTTAAGTCTGACTGAATAAGTCTTATAATAATTTCCTATATTGAGCATTTACACACTTTTGGCCCAGATACTATTTAGTGATGATGTGTCTCTAataattttttatcattttaaaattgtattaatTCTAACTCTTCTaacttttttcttattttacgttttctgttttaattcactgtttattattattattattacacacaTCCCAAAACAATGTCATTGTTAACTGGGACTGTGTGCAAGCTTACGTGTAGGCAACCcccatacccccccacccctcacttgctctcgctctctctctctctcacacacacacacacacacactccagccCTTTGCACTCCCTACATGAAACGTCCCTCTTCATTAATATTTCGGCTACTTTTTGCCGGGCTGGACAGTAGCTAATCTGACCTCTTCCTCAATCTTTCCCTGGGCCACGTCtatctcctcatcctcctcctccgaCGTATCTCCCTGAATCGCTatttctgtctccttctccgGCCCTGCATCAGCTGTTGCAGCAGTAAAACTTGTGGTGGCAAACATATCGGTAAGTTTTGCGCATTTTGCTGCGTCCACTTTAAGGCTTTTTTGCCTTTTCTCTCTGAGCTTTTCTGCGCGCCCCTTACGCTTTTTTGGGTTGTCCATAGCCACTCCTCTCTCCAGCTCAAATGGCAAAATTTGATAACCATGGTTAAAAAGGGAGGGGCGGGCCGAGGAGGTCTGAGAGATTTCATTGGATTATCCCAATGTCCTTCAATAAAATCAACCAATGGGACGTCGCGGtagataaaaaatatttataatgtgCCCGGTacgccagatggccagtccagccctggacTCAACAGCGAGAAAGATGAAACCTGGTGGTCCCAAGTTCATTTCCTGTCTCTACTCCACCCCCTGCTGACCATAAAGAcgtttgtttctgtgtgtgtgttttttttttattaagtctGTTTAATATATTATAACAGACAACCTTTCAACGTTATATCCCGTTTCAGACTTACCACGTAGTATGTGCGCAGCTTCTTCAGAAATGAACTTGATATGTTCAAACAGATTCTGCACATCCATCTGTTAAATTTAAAGTGAAAACATTTCGCCACGTTCCACGGTTATATATGGTACACTTTTCATAGCCTTTAGTTCTTCAAATTGTCGTGACACAATAAATGTAGTTTTTAGAACAAAATACAGATGGTTGTGTGTTACTGTGATATTATTAATGGGCTACGTAGCTTCAAACCAAGTCTGTACAGATATTTCGATAGTTTCGACCTAATGCAGTTTACACTAAATTTAAATTGTGTATTACTAGCCTACTTTTAAATCCCGTGATTCCGTTTCGATTTAATGGCATTTAAGTTTAGTTTACAAAAATAATTCAAACGCTAAATCTGCGCTGTTCATTTACAGCAGTCTAACACTGCTTTGTTATTATATAATCCATGATGGCGATGCTTACCCGGTTGCCCATgattattgtgttttatttgatCTTTCTCTCCACGCAAGAAGTCGAAGAATAATGTTTCCTAACGCTGAGTGAACGTGATGTTAATCATATCGCTCAGATTTCACTGTATAACCAAAAACGAAAGTTAACTGACTGTTCGGGTGCCACGTGTCCGACATGACGTACTTTCTTTAGTAAGTTCATACTTGGGAAGCCAAAAAACGCAATGAAAAGCGCAAAGCGTTGTACTGCGTCTTTTTTTTCGCATGCATTTTCCATCTCACGTTTGTCCACAATCTTGTTCTTATATAATTTTGCGTTGCGGTAGCCGTTTGTTTGATTGTCCCTAGTGTTTGTGTGGAAAAGAGGGAGTAAAAAAACGCATACAAACATTTTGGAATCCGTTTGTATCCATTTTTCATTGACATCAATGGGAGTGCGCAGTGCAAAGAAAAGCATGCAGCAGTGCGTTTTCAAAATGCACTGCATCGCAGCGCATTAGTGGGAGAGAACATCAAACATAATCTCTAGGTAATACACGTATGGCAAGCCACATTGTCTTTTATTAGCGTAAGGCTCCTTACAACTTAATTCTTACTAATAAGAACAATGCAATTTTATTAATAAGAATACGAATTCAAGATATCCACAATGCAATTCTTATTAGTAAAAGTGATcatttttactagtaagaatCGTATTTTTATTAGTAACAATTCATATTATATAGCTATATTATTCAATTTTTACTAGCCATATATTCCAATTGACTTCCATTTTATATTTGCCTCACATATCCTGAattcctctcctggagccgacaccttatcatggtggaggggtttgcgtgttccaatggtcccaggagctaagttgcctggggctttatgcccctggtagggtcacccaaggcaaacaggtcctgggtgaggaaccagacgaagtgcagctcacaagaccccttatgatgagaaATAACATGGAtccacgttttcccttgcctgGACGCAGGTCACCggccccccctggagccaggcctgggggtggggctcgatggcgagcgcctagtggccaggcctgcacccatggggcctggtcgggcacagcccgaacaaggcacgtgggtcccccctccaatgggctcaccacctgtaggaggggccataggggtcgggtgcagtgtgagttgggcagtggccgaaggcggggaccttggcagtccgatcctcggctgcagaagctagctctagggacatggaatgtcacctctctggtggggaaggagcctgagctggtgcgcgaggttgtgaggtTTGGACTAGTCGGGCTCACCttgacgcacggcttgggctcatGGAGCCAGTCTCATTGAgaggggttggaccctcttccaatTCAATGCATTATTTATAGTGCTTTGCAAGCTTTACTTACCACTGATAATTGCCCCAAGTTCATTGAATTGAATTGGATTGTTAGGGCTGTGAATCAATTAAAAATGGCAATACATTACTTGAGGGGATACAAATAATCTATTAACCAATAACTAAAAGAAGACGAAATATTTGTTTCTACTTTTCTCCCATTTGGGTATCAAAATGCTGCTTGCATTATCATGAGTTTTGCTGGTGAAAGTCACACATAAATCAACGATGCCTGAAGAAGCTTTGGTTTTATCAGCAATATCAGCAAACTGCTGGATAAAGCATATATGTCTGCTCTGTCCTGGTCCTCTAAAGCAGGGATTCCCAAACTGTTTTCCTGGGGACTCAAAAGGAAGAGAAGTCATCTATCTGGAGCCCAAACCCAAAATATGTCATGAAATACCATTAGATGTTATtgatataaaaagaaaaaacatcaagAACCAAACAATATTCTTCAAATAAGCCTTTAAAAAAATGGTTTTAATTGTATTGATGACAGGTAAtgtgggtggcacagtggttagcactgttgtgtcacacctctgggaacagggttcgagtctctgccatggctgcatgagtgtgaagtttgcatgatctccccatgttgttgtggggtttccgctgggttctccggtttccccccgCAGTCCAACAACATGCTGCAGTTAATTGGcattaccaaattgcccgtatgtgtgaatgtgccctgtgatgggttggtgcctcatcttgggttgttctctgccttgtccccgtagcctctgggataggctccagaccccctgcaactctgaataggacaattggttacagaaaatggatgggtaaATAATGCCCCCCTCTATAAACCCCTCCTTCAtcttttaaaacacacacacacactggaacACCTGACATAACActgaaaatgcagatttttggaATCAAAACATAACATTGAACAATTATAACATCCTGCGCGTTTCCTCACCTCCCCCTCCACCCTGTCGCACTGGGAACACAGGAAAGACAAGGATACCCAAGTGCTGGAGAGAGAGTATTTATTATAGGAAACAGGCAACCAGAAATGGAACTGATAAGCCAAAGACGTACCTGGGGTCACGGTGTTAGATGGGGTGAATCCAGGGAAGTCAATCCTACAGGTACACAGGAGACAAGGAGCAGGAGCATGGGGTAGAGCAGGTGGAAGAGTAGGACGAGATCAGGTGGGGCAGGAAATGAACCAGAAcagacacttaaatacacagctaACAAGACACCATACAGGACAGATGAGAATCATAACCATTGCCGCGTGTGGCATTAATTAAATAGTACTGGAGACTAGGGAAAATTGACAAGCACTAAGGGTTAACTAAAGCAAGGAAAACTGAGTAAACCAGGGACAAGGAGAAAAGACAAGGAAccaactgaaatacaaaaaaacaccaaaaacaaaaaagcactaATAACTAATAACAATGGggaaaactaaacaaaacaaaggagGCTTGTTCCTAGCCAGCTTTGAACCCACAACTtaatatcaatataaaactaacacacacatgaaaaaaatcacacatataaaagcaataaacaataaataaatttcaatcCCATACTCCAAATCAAGAGCAGATGTCGTGCCTTctgagcggggaagcaggagccGGAACTGACGAATTGGGGAAATGAGGGACTTATTAGGAATTGGCACAATTATGGAAACAGATAACCTGATAGCAAACCGACGTCAacgacaggactggggaaagactaactgggaagcacttaaatacacaggactgattaacaacgagaaacagctggtaacatggggattccacacgaggtagatgagggggGCATGGCATATGAGAGTatcggacgagcggggcatgaccgcagacacacatgcaccacCTTCAAGTCTTGCTATAATTTCCTTGTTAAGTTCTACAGTTACTCTCATtactttcctctttggtttgctgctatcactgctTAGTTTCTTAGGGGCCGTGATTTCtgtattatttctgtatatagataaagcacaaaaaattcACACCAAACAAAGAAACACAGCTTTCGCACAGCGAACTTGGTCGAGAGGCACCGCAATTCTATGAGCGATTCATATACATAAGCATCCCAATAGGTCCATTTGTCTTTGTGTCAGCCCATCAGAGACGTGTCTCGATCCATACAGgttttagcaggtctgttttgttttgtcatgtTCTGAGTTTTTGGTCAAATTGTAGTTAGATTTTTCTTGACCGTCCCATTCGAGATCCGAATTGGTGGAATTGAAGGCGTGttgaaaaaaattcaacagaccCGATCAGTGTCCAAGTTGATCGAGTTAAGAGGCGTTCGAGTTCCAAGGTTCCACTGTATATGCAAATGGctcttgccagtgaactttgCGTACTGTAATGTAGAGCCTTGCAATGTTGAAACTGGTGTCTTTTACATGAATAAGTATCAGTTTGCTAATGAAAGATGCTCATTGCTGCTATCATTCAGCATCgtggagctcaggagcataCTCACACTGACATTTTGACAAAATATCTGTCAATATtggttaaaacaatgctgatTTGCTTTTCgtgactaattcattggtggaattatttcCTTTTGACACACGATttaattgttttgggtaagTTACACGCTTTTGCAGATAAACCATAGTGTTGTGCTATATGCATGAATTGTTTtcagaaatgctcttatagtcttgagaatgttaaatatgtttcatggaatgtgccaaagcaatcaaGAATGAATACATGTAATGCAATTGTCAGAAAGGTTCCTTCAATGGTGAATTATAAGGGAAATATTTCCAAAGTAGATGTTTTATTGGATGACAAAATTATAAACTGCTTGTCACCAGCCACACAACCACGTTTCTTTACCGACTGCAATGCATGCTGCCTGTGATGACATCCCAGCAGATTGTTGTAGAGGATGGGAGGCATGCAAGAAGATTTTTTTCCTTGTTGTATTGCACAGGAGAATATCAGATATGATGTAGATGAGAATATGTGGTCAAACCAGCAGGAGTAGCAAGGCAAGAATTAGCCTTTCCAACATAACTACCTAACATACTGTGTACATTTTAACTTtaacatatatttatatcatattatatttataacatattatatatttttcaaagCTTCCAGGTAACCTCCGGataccccacccattcatttatgtccattgtagtggacatgttgtttttgcatctatcttttcactgatgtaaggaaacatatgtATTCCTggtgtacactaaagaggacatgctgtgaaattaaaaataaaaataaattaaaaaaaatctaaattgtaagatgtcttatttcctccaaagacaaataacctaaattgaaggacacttttttccttgggtctcaggaggatgaGAAATGATAGTGAAGGAAGCTGAGCAACAATTGATCAGTTGTAATTCTTAAAATACTTCCATAATATGTTTTCATGTTGACAACATGACTAAATATTTTGACTGGGATGTCCATAGGCAATGATTCAGAGATATCACACTTCGGTGGCATTGACTAAATggctgacaaaaaaaaaatgcattttgaaaaataaatgaaaggtTTTGAATGAAGTACTTTATTGTGCTGCAGTGTGCAAACTGATTTGAGAAATGCACAAGCAATTGAGAGATCATCAAGACAGTTTATAGAAATTgtccaaagcaactgagaaaagctgtaaaaaaaatcaatgtggTGTTTTCTCTATTCCTTTAGGTAATTAACTAATAGTATACatataatatactgtacattaatgTATGATGTTGCTGCCATGTTCTTAATATTAATTTTGCTTGAAATATCactaacctgctttctggaatatcCCCTGTAGTTATGAACtgataataaataaaatcatccATACCTCTTTTTTGACCAAACAATAGTCTTTGTAAGTGTAAGCTTTTTAAGAATTGGATGCATCCAGtatatttgcctttttcttTTCACCTGTTTGCTCAAAAGAAACAAGGAAAATTCATCAATACTGCTGCTTGTCTATAATTGACTGTTTCTATGGCATTTAATTAGTCTCAAAACGCACGCACATAAAAACCTCATGCGCGTTTGCGCTTGTGAGCAGAAAACCCATCTTCTATGGAAGGCCATCATATGAAAGGCCAAAATGGTCAAAACCTGTTCAATTCAATATAGTGACTTAAATTAAAAGACCTGCAGACTGTGAATATTTATAtaactttaataacttttcCTGTTTGATCAAGCACAACGCGATTAAGCATATTTAATCTCCTGGCAGCGATATATTAACTATAACACTTGTTAAACAATTATTAACAGGGTGAGTATATATTAGGGATGTGCATCTTCATCATACATCTCGATGCATCTCGATGCACTGTCAATAATCCGATACATTAAAGGTACATATGAAGCAAGTAGTACTGCGATACGATTTGATTCACCCCTATTACAATACAGTGCGATTCAACACGATTTGATTCAAAACAATGAGATTCAATGTGATACGATGCAATGCAGAACAATTTGAAGCTATGCAATTCAATATGCTACATATACAGAACAGTGTAGAGAGGGGGAATCAGTCTAGGCCTAAATGTGAAAACTATTGGTCAAAAAAAGTACATTTGTGCATACATAAATACCTTTATTAACTTTTCCTGTTTGATCAAACGCACTACAGGTAGGCTTATTTAACTTCCTTACAGTGACATATGAACAACAACACCACAATTATATACGAAGGCTGTATATAATAGGGATGTGCATCTTCATCACTGAGGCAGATACGATACACAGCTTGATGCATTGCCAATGATCTGTTACATTAAAGATACATATGAAGCAACTACTAATGTGATACAATTTGATTCACCCCTATTGAGATGCAGTGAGATTAGACACAATTTGATTCAATACAATGAGATTCAATGAGATTCAATGCAATACAAAGTGATGCAAAAGAATATGATGCTATCCAATTTAATATGGTACAGTATGATACATTTGTAAATGATAAAGGCACAAAGCTTCTACTAATTATTATATATGGATAAATCAGATTTTACCAATGCAAAGATGTGACAAACGATGCATCCCAAGTTCATGCCAAATCGCATCTGGTGCACACTTTCTAAATCTGGGCAATCTTTCATGCCAGTGCACCGACGGGAATTGGTGAATCATGCCACCCCTGATGGTAAGATGACTGACAGTGTTTATATTATAGGTCCAACAAAGGTATAGCACAAACATTCTGGCACACGGCCTTCATCAGTTTGTGCTTCCAGGTGTGCAAGCAGTTCATTACATGCTTGGTGTTTCCCAAATGTTATACATGAGTTAATCTCTTCAGCGCCATAATGACATCATTACCTTGCTTACAGACACTTTAGGTGACTTCAACAGGCTCCCCTTTCATACAGTATATCATAACATAGTTATCAGTGATGCTATACTGATCTCCACTGGGACCCAAACCTGCAACACTCTGGTCCTCAAGGTTAGTGTTTGCATCTCTTTGCCATGTCTACTGCCGACAATTATTTATCAGCAACCAAGAAGTTTAGCTGGGTGAGTGTAAGGAAAATTACTCAAGATGCCCCAATATTCTTGGTTAATGATTTGGAGACGGACACTGTTAGCAAATTATAATCATGGCAGAACTCAGGGAGAGAATGGGGCTTTCATTTGATACCACTAAAAACTAAACTGACATAGTGGATTACTTACAATGAGCAAGCTTACATGCCACAACATAAATACACTTAAAAGtatgttttaaaaacatgatCAAACTAAGATTGCAGAACTGATTAAAATGTAGGAGAATGGATGCAGCTATAGTGCAGTTTTAAATGACCGTGTCCCCTTTAGAAAGTCTGTTTCTTTGCTTGTACCCCAGCAACATCAAAAGCACCCCGGCAACAGCCTCCTCGTTTTCTGTGCATTCTAGCAGCCCCTGTGATTCATGGAAGGCGCAGTGGACGGCTTTAACTATGTTGCTCCTGGACGGTTGCACTTCGATGTTGGTCATTTGACTGGGGTTGTGACAGTGGTGCATGAACACCAGGATGACAGGTTTCTCTTCTGTGGAAGGAACAAACCAATTGGGTTAGCATGTGCAGTGATAGATGCTGTTGTTGACCCTCTGTGGATAAGGAAGAGAAGGAAGGGGCTGGAGAAGGAAGGGGCTGCTGGATTCTCAAAAATGTCACCATGTTTTGTACGGCCTCCACATGCTTACATTGAATTGTATACTTAGATGCTTCACATATATCTGGGGATGTTTTACCTATTTACTTATAAAAATGTTCAAGATGGCACCAATACATCCCCACACCTGCAATATCAAGCGTTTGTTTTCTGCCCCTGGATCAGTAAAAATTGCACATCTAAAATATGGAATATCTGCAAAAATCTGAAACATGCCAGACTTAATTTACATCTTTGACAGATGGTCAATTTGGCTGATAAATTCAGGATTAGCAGATACAGATGGATTTTAACGTGTTTTCATTCACAGGAAAtgcagctttgattaaatacatAATAACTGGCTACCAACTGCAGTTCAGGGTAAAGGTGACAAATAGCAGTGAGAGACAGAATCCTGTCTCACCTGTAACTCTGGCCATTGCTGCCTCCATGTCTGTCCCAATCCGAGAAACAACAGGACAGAAGAGCAGGATGATGCTGCAGCTCTCTGCACTGCAGAGCTCTATCCGctgcttcagcttcagcttcagcttttGCAGGAAGGTGTTATCAGCCTGATATGTTTCTCCAGCAGCCAGCATGTGCACTTTAACAAGGGAAGAGAAATGGAACTTAGAGATGAGTTGTGATTATCAGGAGCAGGAAGCCTACATGAAATTTTCTACAGAAAGATCGGTTTTATCTCTGTCATTCATGCACCTATGTGGTACATCGTTCTCCACCTTGTACAAGATATGCTGGAGTGATCGCAACTTAATTACAACTAAACAGAGGATAATATCATTGCTACAACAGGGCATGACGAAGGAGGGACAATCCACATAGCGGCTCTCAACAaaaagggtttattaaacaaaagcGAACATAAAAGGAGATCTGGAAAACAAAGGGATCACGAGGGCTCAAAACAAAGCAggtaaaacaaaactaaaactaaCCACAATGAAAACTAACACTAAAACCACAGCAAGGAAGACTTGTGGGAATTTGGCAATGAGAATACCACTAATGACACAGTGACAACCACAAAGTAACACAACTGAACACAGTGACCAACTAAGGAACAGAACgagggcaggcacttaaatacacagataacGAAAACTACAAGAGGGGCAGGtgcagacagaaaaaaataaccaaACTCTAGGGTTGGGAACAAGACACAGGTAAGGACTACAACAAATACTTAATTAGGAGAAACCAGGATAACAAGACTTACAAAACTAGGATGCAAGcaggaataaaacaaaagtaCAGAACAAAGAACCAAGCAGAAATAAGCGGGTTTCAGACCGAACGCGGCATGCGCTACGCTTTCCTCTGAAACCTATTCTCTATGGCTTGCGCGGCGCAAGAGCGATTTTGCGCTGCGCCGAGCACAGCGAAACCGCGGCGCTGCGCGCCACTCGGCAGCCTTGTGCGCGCACCGCGGTCAAAGTTGAAATTTGTTGAATGCGCGCCGTGACACATTTTCGCGCGATCAATAGAATCAAAGCATCGAAGCGGGCTAGCGTTCGGTCTGCCCCTTcgaaacacacactcacacaaagcgGGTATGGAGGAAATGATcctttgcaggttgggatgtcttaaaatatattttatcttTAAACGACATATTTTCTCCACTTTAATAGATGACGAATGTAAAAAGACCTGGAAAAATCTCAGGGACAGGTATATTAAGGGGGAAGAAAGTCAGAGAAAAGAAGAGTGGTGCAGGTCTGAGGGTGAGGGGTTAATTATacaaaaatctgtgcacagactaaaatgacaaaaatctgtgcacagactaaaatgaattgggttgacgctttaccgCTGGCACTAATGTCAGTaaggtgttccataaacagggggaccgggttcactccctttgagctccagTGTTGGAGTCAAAGCCCCGCCGGGTCCGTtaatgagaagagattcacagcacagtcgaggagtagttgcaagtcaccagtttatttcTATTCAGAttgcaatcagggagcgaccatctgttgcatgtacaggaagaagctcgAAACATAGGTGTCGGCGCTgggtctttataggccttttggggtgtgccccccccccctcttctcGGTACTTTCCCGTGTACGTGACTACAACATGTTCTTACCTTTGCTCTACTCAGCTAGTATATGCATAAATGTTTTGACGTTTGCGTTTGCTCTAGTTTGCCAGCAAGTCCAGCGGATGCATGTCTTTTGTCTAGCACTAGGTTAAAATAAGTGTCGGGTACATGATGGGTTCCTGTTTCTGCCCACTATCAGTTCTTGATTCTCCTCAGCTGCATGGGTGAGGTCTTTCCATCATGCAGGCCTAGTATCAGTTCCTCTTTCTGCTATCTACATTATTTTATACGCTATTTTATTAGAAATTAGTAGCTGCATAATTGTACAATTAACCACTCAAGCCTTATGTCAGGGAGAGGGCCACCTCCTACAATATGTCCCCATCCTCACAGAATAGACCCCCCAGTCCCCAGGCTACCTCAGCTCCTTTACCAGCCTGAATTCCCCAAGCTGCTCTCTGGATATGAGGGTCTCATGCACCCACAGCCTATTCTTTCTTGGTGCTAACAGAGCTAGTGCTTTTCTTTTATACATTGTCGTGACTGACCG
This window of the Paramormyrops kingsleyae isolate MSU_618 chromosome 19, PKINGS_0.4, whole genome shotgun sequence genome carries:
- the LOC111834250 gene encoding uncharacterized protein — encoded protein: MDNQVNGPKRRNQINNILIINAYIIYALFFLVDCLLPGLSFPLRELYKILSSCCPGLVPVLPWSKCHFSVKPLGVTGHPVSCYIPVHMLAAGETYQADNTFLQKLKLKLKQRIELCSAESCSIILLFCPVVSRIGTDMEAAMARVTEEKPVILVFMHHCHNPSQMTNIEVQPSRSNIVKAVHCAFHESQGLLECTENEEAVAGVLLMLLGYKQRNRLSKGDTVI